A region of the Dysidea avara chromosome 9, odDysAvar1.4, whole genome shotgun sequence genome:
tggCCACACAAGGATGGGAAAAATGCTACAAGATGAGCACAACAGAGTTGTTGACATTGGAGGTGCTGATGGGGATGACAATTTTGATGATTCTCAGTCGGACTTGTTGGATGCTGTTGACAGGTTGGCTGGGCACTTCAAAGTGCCATTAGAAAAAGCTAGTCCTGATACTTGAAATTTGAGAAGAATTTAAGTCAATGATTGAGTATGCCATTCATTTATTTTACTTTCAACAATGAACTACAAATCAGCATGGTGATGGGAAAGGGTTGAATTGtctaattaattttagaggtggTTCTAACTATTTCACTAACCATATGCTCATACTTAGTAATGGCTTGTTGTTCCAGTTAAGTAGTAAAGTTTTATAATAGTACAGTAAGTGTCACGGACTTAAAGTGTCCACAGGCAACAAGCTGCAACCATGTAGCTGCACTTACATATACAATGTGAAGTTATGTCTATGCTAACAATAGTAGTATAGAGATTGGTGTAGTTGTAAGGCAGGCTGGATCAGTTGTGTCTAATAGTGCTACTCTGACTGTCTATGGTAAACACTTTGTTTTAGAATATTTGCTCATTACAAACCCACAGGTCCTCCCACTATCACAACTCACCCCACCAGTCAGTTGACAACTGTTAGTAGGAGTGTTACTCTGAATTGTGAGGGAACTGGTAGAGGATCAATTACATATCAATGGCAGACTAGGAATATTAATGGAGGACAATGGAGTGAtattagtaatagtaataacaGGAGACTTGTTGTGAGGAACTTACAAGAGTCACAACAGTACAGGTGTGTAGTGTCCAGTGAAGCTGGTGGGATAAGATCAAATGTTACTACTGTTACTGTTTTAAGTATGGTTACCTAATGGTTTACTTTACATCTTTTATTAGTATGTAATGCTAGAAATCACCACTAATCCTCAAGACAGACTAGTCCCAGTTGGTTCATCAGTCAATTTAACATGTACATCATCAGTATCATCTGATGTGACATTCTCATGGACTAGTGATAGTAGAGATGTTACAAGACAATCAAAATCAACTGGTGAcactagtatactaacaattGATAAAGTAAAGGGAAAAGATGATGGTagttatgtgtgtactgtgaggAGTGGATCATTATCAGTGATGTCTAACACTGCTACCCTGACTGTTTATGGTAAACACTTTGTTTTAGAATATTATTGCTCATTACAAACCCACAGGTCCTCCCACTATCGCAACTCACCCCACCAGTCAGTTGACAACTGTTAGTATGAGTGTTACTCTGAATTGTGAGGGAACTGGTACAGGACCAATTACATATCAATGGCAGACTAGGAATATTAATGGAGGACAATGGAGTGAtattagtaatagtaataacaGGAGACTTGTTGTGAGGAACTTACAAGAGTCACAACAGTACAGGTGTGTAGTGTCCAATGGAGCTGGTGAGACAAGATCAAATGTTACTACTGTTACTGTTTTAAGTATGGTTACCTAATGGTTTACCTTACATCTTTTATTAGTATGTAATGCTAGAAATCACCACTAATCCTCAAGACAGACTAGTCCCAGTTGGTTCATCGGTCAGTTTAACATGTACATCATCAGTATCATCTGATGTGACATTCTCATGGACTAGTGATGGTAGAGATGTTACAGGACAATCAACATCAACTGGTAACACTAGTGCACTAATGATTAAGAAAGTAAAGCGAAGAGATGATGGCagatatgtgtgtactgtgaggAGTGGATCATTATCAGTGACGTTGAACACTGCTACCCTGACTGTCTATGGTAAGCATCAAAGCAATTGCTATAGTCAGAAATACAGATGTATACCATATTGCTGGAAAGTTTGACAGGAGAAACCTTTGGCAAATGCTGtgataggattttggcaaaaaagAGTTTGGTAgcatttgtattggacaaacgaTTTGATGGATTTAAGTTTAGGGAAACATACCACTCActtgccaaatttgccaaacatTCCTCTAGTGTTGTGCGATATGGCAAATGTTGTATATCACCTATCATGATTATTGCTGTCTTCTTTTATCATGATATAATaaattatcacgatatacaaattGCATGAAGTCATGGTAATCAACTGCTAGCATTTGAGTATAAACCATGTAAAATAGTCCCTAACAGCATGCACTTTCCTCTGTAAGTAAGTCTGTTATAAAGAAATTAATGTTATCTGAACATCATTTTCTTTTTCTGATGAAATCGCTACACCAtcatatatcatgatataacaatctaatcaaaaacagccaagctgtaaaaaaaggtgtggcccctgaaaggccatggtgaaaaagatgtgaaatccaaggtggcagccaagaaatggctgttatggtaggttaatggtaaaaattttaataacaattcaggtgaatttggtgccgaaacacaaattcacatgaattgtcattattaaaaattttgccattaacctaccatcacagccatttcttggccgccaccttggatttcacatctttttcaccatggtcttttaggggctgcacctttttttactgcttggctgtttttgattagatatcacttctttttgtattattatttatggccgactttggggcttttttaacttaTCCTTttcctttaccacaggaagaataaaaagacaaagcagatttttaatacttcaactgtttttgattttatcagaaattatatacatatatttattacatgtctattgtAGGAAATACAAGGTCAACCTAGGGTTCTCTACCTCATCCAGGCAACGTGTATTAAGGATCGGGATCAGTGGGTTATGATCTGTTGTTATAAGAAAATGCTGTAGGCCTGCTAAGAATACTCTACACTGGGTGACTGCCCAACAGACAGCAAGCATTCCAACTCAATCACTGCATATTGTGTTTCTGCATCAGATAAGAATCGAGATCCTGCTTGGACCAGGTTCCATTCATCTCTAAGTCTTCTGTTGTAGAATAAATCTGAGGCCTTGTCTACTGGCATCTGTACTTAACCTTGTCGGTTTGGTCATGTCAGAGAAAGACAGCAGTGGTGAGGTAGTCAGGGATGTCTTGATGTTTGTGAAAGCTTCCTGATGATGACTAGACCATAAGAATTCATTTTTTGTGCTGAGCAGTGGTCTGAGAGACGTCAACGGTGATGCCAGAGTGTGGGTGCCCGTTGACAGTTGGTTGACTAGACCCATGAAGGAGTGCAAGTCGGACCTGGTTGTAGGTGTAAGGTACTTGGTAATTGCTACTGTGATAGATGGGTCTACTTTTTATCCATGTGATGATATCTGAAAGCCTGCAAAGGTGACTTGAGCTTTAAAGAACTGGCACTTCTCCATGTTCAGTGCAATGTTGTTCTCCACACACTGCTGCAAGAATTGCTCCATGTGCTTAACATGGTCTGCGACATtgttatcatagattacaaaatcatcaacaatGCGTCTGAACCCTGACAACCCACTGAAGGCTTTAGTCATTCTCCGGTTGTAATGCTCAGAAATTGAGGAGATGCCATAGGGGACTCGTAGGTATTTATATCTACCGAATGGTGTTATGAATGTGGTCAGTGCTTGGCTGTCTGCACCTAATGGGCATTGATGGTAGCCCTTAAGGGCATCAAGAACAGTGAATATCTTTGTGTCACTGGTGGCAATGTCAGTCACAGCTTGGGCAGGGGTGAGAGATTGGTATCTTTCTCGGATGACGAAGTGGTTGAGATGTGATAGGTCCACGCACATGCGAATGTTCTGCAAATGCTTTTTCGGTGTGACCACAATTGGTGCATACCATGTTGTGGCCTCAGTGATCAGAACAATTACGTTCTGTGACTCCAAGAGGTCTAGCTCAGCTTTTACTTTGTCACGATAAGCGAACGGTATTGTGTGAGGTGGGTGTACACAAAAGGGTTTGGCATTTGCTGCTAGACAGATACGGAACTCTTCGCCCTGCATGATTCTGATCTGGCCATCAAACACTGTGGGTTACTTATTGATCATTGTGTCAACTTCTGCTATACTGGGTGTTGTGTTGAGTCTTGATGTCACTACTAGGTGTCATGGAGGGCACATAGATTGGTGTTGGTTGGGGGTACTGTGAGGGTAATATGCTGAGGCTTCTAGCTGCCTTCCAGGACATGA
Encoded here:
- the LOC136266488 gene encoding protein sax-3-like produces the protein MAGTCLQCCIVVLVAFGVVANAECSDLVEFMVDNKTFNNATTLYKPNNTGGVVHCLRCDRDFEHEVIWFTSDGPPGNRISSCDIDDMPVPCTKTIGSPHNIDRDLVFSTFVTGTYKCGGTQNQETITITAFGPPTITTHPTSQLTTVSRSVTLNCEGTGRGSITYQWQTRNINGGQWSDISNSNNRRLVVRNLQESQQYRCVVSSEAGGIRSNVTTVTVLKITTNPQDRLVPVGSSVNLTCTSSVSSDVTFSWTSDSRDVTRQSKSTGDTSILTIDKVKGKDDGSYVCTVRSGSLSVMSNTATLTVYGPPTIATHPTSQLTTVSMSVTLNCEGTGTGPITYQWQTRNINGGQWSDISNSNNRRLVVRNLQESQQYRCVVSNGAGETRSNVTTVTVLKITTNPQDRLVPVGSSVSLTCTSSVSSDVTFSWTSDGRDVTGQSTSTGNTSALMIKKVKRRDDGRYVCTVRSGSLSVTLNTATLTVYGPPEITDHPTGGDVAMGRSIILMCRASGLGTLVYSWERRSSSSSWTTVSNDNTISYTTDTTLTIGEYMYRCNVSNEAGSVVSNSATVNVYGEYCPNR